Proteins from a single region of Candidatus Palauibacter scopulicola:
- the wecB gene encoding UDP-N-acetylglucosamine 2-epimerase (non-hydrolyzing), translated as MPRILIVIGTRPEAIKMAPVHEALCRLAPALETKVALSGQHLDLVEPAIDVFGIVPDYRLNVMREGQDVADVVSRVLRDLRTILREAAPDVLLVQGDTATVFAASLAGFLEKVKVGHVEAGLRSHDRYAPFPEEILRRLTDVASEYHFAPTIRARDELLRENTSPDTVFVTGNTVVDALLSVARRERPVRDPSLAEIRSRVRGGEARLVLLTAHRREAFGPPLTEIFRAVRDVADAHLDVCVLYPVHPNPNVLVPARESLADHPRIHLTEPLDYLDLVAALESAALVMTDSGGIQEEAPTFATPVLVLRDVTERPEGVEAGVAELVGTDRRLIAERARAALSREPGREPPRNPYGDGRAGERIADILAADLLGRTRRLEDWTG; from the coding sequence GTGCCGCGAATCCTGATCGTGATCGGGACCCGTCCGGAGGCGATCAAGATGGCGCCGGTCCATGAAGCGCTTTGTCGCCTCGCACCGGCGCTGGAAACGAAGGTCGCGCTGAGCGGGCAACACCTGGACCTCGTGGAGCCGGCCATCGACGTCTTCGGCATCGTGCCGGACTACCGGCTGAACGTGATGCGGGAAGGCCAGGACGTGGCGGATGTCGTGAGCCGCGTGCTCCGGGACCTGCGTACCATCCTGCGCGAAGCCGCGCCGGACGTCCTCCTCGTGCAGGGCGACACGGCGACGGTGTTCGCCGCTTCGCTGGCCGGGTTCCTCGAGAAGGTGAAGGTGGGGCACGTGGAGGCGGGACTCCGGAGTCACGACCGCTACGCGCCCTTCCCCGAGGAGATCCTGCGCCGCCTCACGGATGTCGCATCCGAGTACCATTTCGCCCCGACGATCCGGGCGCGTGACGAGTTGCTGCGAGAGAACACCTCGCCGGACACGGTGTTCGTCACCGGGAATACGGTGGTCGACGCCCTGCTCTCCGTCGCCCGGCGCGAACGACCTGTAAGGGATCCTTCCCTGGCGGAGATCCGGTCGCGGGTCCGGGGCGGCGAGGCGCGGCTCGTGCTCTTGACCGCGCATCGCCGCGAGGCTTTCGGCCCTCCTCTCACCGAGATCTTTCGGGCCGTGCGGGACGTGGCCGATGCACACCTCGATGTGTGCGTGCTCTATCCCGTCCATCCCAACCCGAACGTGCTCGTGCCGGCGCGTGAGTCGCTGGCGGACCACCCGCGCATCCACCTCACGGAGCCGCTCGACTACCTGGACCTCGTAGCGGCGCTGGAATCCGCGGCGCTCGTGATGACCGATTCCGGCGGCATTCAGGAGGAGGCGCCGACGTTCGCCACGCCGGTCCTCGTATTGCGGGATGTCACGGAGCGTCCGGAGGGAGTGGAGGCCGGCGTCGCCGAACTCGTCGGCACGGATCGCCGGCTCATCGCGGAGCGTGCCCGTGCGGCCCTGTCTCGTGAGCCCGGCCGTGAACCGCCCCGCAATCCATACGGGGACGGGCGAGCGGGCGAGCGGATCGCGGACATCCTGGCCGCGGACCTGCTCGGACGGACGCGCCGACTCGAGGATTGGACCGGATGA
- a CDS encoding glycosyltransferase family 4 protein: protein MNILMHTVYYAPEVGGLESHVHFLCRALAARGHTVRVVTSASLPGLPPFETMDGVELRRTWLPARNTPGWAAHALGSLPSFIEWAGEADILHAQDIAAVPPCLVARGTSGTPIVTTYHTSHFLRRAESRFWRPVFRGFLRAADHNLAASREIADVGESIAPGAHVEPLTNGVDTETFRRTGAPEPSRGTERPARLIAPRRLFEKNGVEYFVRALPLIAEHVGVEALIVGDGPERDRLEALARELGVSDRVSFLGARPHAEMPRLLSSCDLAVFPSLMEATSVAALEAMACELPVAATNVGGLPEIVDDGVGGLCEPADPVSLARLVTGLLEGGRLPDLGAEARRRVVSQWSNERLADRHEEIYAELLSERARRN from the coding sequence ATGAACATCCTCATGCACACCGTCTACTATGCGCCCGAGGTCGGAGGGCTGGAGAGTCACGTGCACTTTCTCTGCCGCGCACTGGCGGCACGAGGGCACACGGTGCGCGTGGTGACGTCCGCTTCGCTGCCCGGCCTCCCGCCGTTCGAGACCATGGACGGCGTGGAGCTTCGCAGGACATGGCTCCCGGCACGAAACACGCCAGGCTGGGCCGCACACGCGCTGGGGTCGCTGCCGAGCTTCATCGAGTGGGCCGGGGAGGCGGATATCCTCCACGCGCAGGATATTGCGGCGGTCCCGCCCTGCCTCGTGGCGCGCGGCACGAGCGGGACTCCGATCGTCACCACCTACCACACGAGCCATTTCCTCCGACGTGCGGAATCCCGTTTCTGGCGTCCGGTTTTCCGCGGGTTCCTGCGGGCGGCGGACCACAATCTCGCGGCGAGCAGGGAGATCGCGGACGTCGGCGAGTCTATCGCTCCCGGCGCGCACGTGGAGCCGCTGACGAACGGCGTGGACACCGAGACGTTCCGGCGCACAGGCGCGCCGGAGCCGAGCCGCGGTACGGAGCGACCCGCCCGCCTCATCGCCCCGCGACGCCTGTTCGAGAAGAACGGCGTCGAGTACTTCGTGCGGGCGCTCCCGCTCATCGCCGAACATGTCGGCGTGGAAGCGCTCATCGTGGGCGACGGCCCGGAACGGGATCGGCTCGAGGCGCTGGCACGCGAGCTCGGGGTCTCGGACCGGGTGAGCTTCCTCGGGGCCCGGCCGCACGCCGAGATGCCTCGACTGCTGTCCTCGTGCGACCTCGCCGTCTTCCCTTCCCTCATGGAAGCAACATCCGTGGCCGCGCTCGAGGCGATGGCGTGCGAACTTCCGGTGGCGGCGACGAACGTCGGAGGTCTCCCGGAGATTGTCGACGACGGCGTCGGAGGTCTCTGTGAGCCCGCCGACCCGGTGAGCCTGGCACGGCTGGTCACAGGGCTGCTGGAGGGTGGTCGATTGCCGGATCTGGGGGCCGAGGCCCGCCGGCGGGTGGTCTCGCAGTGGAGCAACGAACGCCTGGCGGACCGCCACGAGGAGATCTACGCGGAGCTTCTCTCCGAGCGCGCGCGCCGGAACTGA